A part of Gossypium hirsutum isolate 1008001.06 chromosome A07, Gossypium_hirsutum_v2.1, whole genome shotgun sequence genomic DNA contains:
- the LOC107955832 gene encoding uncharacterized protein, which produces MTVVDYEREFSRLGHYASEFILTEADSCKRFLRGLRDEIKPGKELEQLVQVLYQRDSENSEVARGQVFDQIKVKEVGKSRLQFLPIISSKTVQKEKILYQQHLRDRCLLLEVEVRAEVVLYLEAEVHEEACQRSFETLKQMLTEAPVLTLPESGKDFVVYSNASLNGLGCKRWIELLKDYDCVIDYHPGKANVVADALSRRAAVELRTMFARLSINDDGSLLAKLMVKPVMFDQIRTAQMEDDKLLKKRGIVRNGEVENFNIDEHDCLRFQNQLCILVASKLKGLILQETHYSVFVLHPGGTKMHWNL; this is translated from the exons ATGACAGTGGTAGATTATGAACGTGAATTCTCTAGACTCGGCCACTATGCTTCTGAGTTCATATTAACCGAGGCTGATAGCTGTAAAAGATTCCTCCGGGGTTTGAGAGATGAGATCAAG CCAGGAAAAGAGTTGGAACAACTAGTTCAAGTCCTTTACCAAAGAGATTCAGAGAATTCAGAAGTGGCTAGAGGTCAAGTTTTCGATCAGATCAAGGTGAAAGAAGTCGGGAAAAGTAGACTACAGTTTCTACCG ATCATTTCATCAAAGACTGTCCAAAAGGAGAAAATACTGTACCAGCAGCATCTCAGAGATCGGTGTCTACTGCTAGAGGTAGAGGTACGAGCAGAGGTGGTTCTGTATCTAGAGGCGGAGGTGCACGAAGAAGCA TGTCAGAGGAGTTTTGAAACATTGAAGCagatgttgacagaggcaccagttcTAACATTACCTGAATCGGGGAAAGATTTCGTAGTGTACAGTAATGCTTCTTTGAATGgcctgggttgt aaacGGTGGATAGAGCTCTTAAAAGATTATGACTGTGTCATAGATTACCACCCGGGGAAAGCAAATGTGGTAGCAGATGCGTTGAGTAGGAGAGCTGCAGTTGAATTAAGGACAATGTTTGCTCGACTCAGTATTAATGATGATGGTAGCTTGCTAGCTAAATTAATGGTTAAGCCAGTGATGTTTGATCAGATTAGAACAGCTCAGATGGAAGACgataaattattaaagaaaagaGGGATAGTACGAAATGGTGAagtagaaaattttaatattgatgaacatgattgtttgagatttcagaATCAACTTTGTATTCTAGTTGCCTCTAAGCTCAAAGGgttaattcttcaagaaacacactATAGCGTTTTTGTTTTGCATCCTGGTGGAACAAAGATGCATTGGAATTTatga